ACGGTGCGGGCCACTTCGCCCTCGCCTCCCATGGCGACGAGATCGCTGCACGGATGCTCGATTTCCTCGGTCGCCACCTCCGGCCGCCAGCCTCGCGCTGACGGTCGGCCCTCCCTCGTTCCCCCCGTGGTCCCGGGCCGAAGGTCCGGGGCCGTGTCCGCCCGCGCGTCGGGCATTTCCGTTCGTCCCTCCACAGGAGTTCTTCATGTTCAAGCTCTGCCAGGCCACCCTCTGGGCGGCCGCCACCGTCCTCTCGCTCGCCCCCCACGTGTCCCACGCGCAGGCCGCGGCGGCCACCCACGTCGCGAGCACCGCGGCCGTCGAGTACCGCTCCGTCAAGGTCGACGGCCTGAACATCTTCTACCGCGAGGCGGGCCCGAAGAACGCACCGACGGTGCTGCTGCTCCACGGCTTCCCCACCTCGTCGCAGATGTTCCGCAACCTGATCCCGCGCCTGGCCGACCGCTACCGCGTGATCGCGCCCGACTACCCGGGCTACGGCCAGAGCGACATGCCGCCGATGGACCAGTTCAAGTACAGCTTCGACAACCTCGCGAACGTGATCGACAAGTTCACGGTGGCGGTGGGCGCCACGCGCTTCGCGATGTACGTGCAGGACTACGGCGCACCGATCGGCTACCGCATCGCGGCCGCGCATCCGGAGCGCATCAGTGCCATCGTCGTGCAGAACGGCAACGCGTACGACGAAGGCCTCGACAACCCGTTCTGGGTGCCGGCCAAGGCGTACTGGGCGGACAAGTCGCAGGCGAACGGCGACAAGCTGCGGCCGCTGTTCGAGCTCACCGCGACGAAGTGGCAGTACAGCGAGGGCTACCGCGACCTGAAGCACATCAGTCCCGATGCGCCGTACCTCGACCAGGCCTACATGGACCGCCCGGGCAACAAGGACATCCAGCTCGAGATGTTCTACAGCTACGGCACGAATCCGCCGCTGTACCCGAGCTGGCAGGCGTACTTCCGCAAGCACCAGCCGCCGATGCTGATCGTCTGGGGCAAGAACGACAAGATCTTCCCGCCCGCCGGCGCCCACCCGTACCTGCGCGACCTGCCGAAGGCCGAGCTGCACCTGCTCGACACCGGCCACTTCGCCCTCGAGGAGGACGGCGCGCGCATCGCCGACCTGATGCGCGGTTTCCTCGGGCGCCACCTGAAGTAGGCGGCAGCGCCCGTGCCGGGCCCGCCTCAGTAGTCGAGGCGGAGCCCGGTTCCCTCGGCACGCGACACGCAGATGCACATGAGGTGCTGCACCTGGCGCTGTTCCGCGGTCAGCACCGCGTCGCGGTGCAGCGGGTCGCCGCCCACCACGCGCATCGCGCAGGTGCCGCAGGTGCCGATGCGGCACGAGGCGGGGGGACGGAAGCCCCGGGCTTCGAGGGCCTCCAGGATCGAACAGCCCGGCGGCACCACCACGTCCACTTCGCTGCGCACCAGGCGCACCGTGAACCCTTGCGCATCGGTGTCGT
This genomic stretch from Piscinibacter gummiphilus harbors:
- a CDS encoding alpha/beta fold hydrolase, encoding MFKLCQATLWAAATVLSLAPHVSHAQAAAATHVASTAAVEYRSVKVDGLNIFYREAGPKNAPTVLLLHGFPTSSQMFRNLIPRLADRYRVIAPDYPGYGQSDMPPMDQFKYSFDNLANVIDKFTVAVGATRFAMYVQDYGAPIGYRIAAAHPERISAIVVQNGNAYDEGLDNPFWVPAKAYWADKSQANGDKLRPLFELTATKWQYSEGYRDLKHISPDAPYLDQAYMDRPGNKDIQLEMFYSYGTNPPLYPSWQAYFRKHQPPMLIVWGKNDKIFPPAGAHPYLRDLPKAELHLLDTGHFALEEDGARIADLMRGFLGRHLK